Proteins encoded together in one Centropristis striata isolate RG_2023a ecotype Rhode Island chromosome 6, C.striata_1.0, whole genome shotgun sequence window:
- the wee1 gene encoding wee1-like protein kinase: MSGLPRTGSPLSLQIRQKLRFASSDGEDEPPEEGNTSTGAESGFTEMDSPVPLRRAPGGPRVLDRSGDDDVELWDEDSFGSPTLRSPSLRSPSLLRSPTLRSPTLRSPSSVIFNSCSPSPRKASRLFGGSPDRSSGPEDGEGSSSPIPDCPDTPPHKTFRKLRLFDTPHTPKSLLSRARGSGGPGSSSRRVALFKTVEASGKSTSDSSRRQQTPLVNFNPFTPDSLLIQSATQQRNRKRAHWNDSCGEDMEASDGEGEEEVLPPSKRITMMESNMMSRYASEFLELEKIGCGEFGAVFKCVKRLDGCIYAIKRSKKPLAGSVDEQNALREVYAHAVLGQHPHVVRYYSAWAEDDHMLIQNEYCNGGTLSDVISENYRRLSYLTELELKDLLLQVTRGLKYIHSTTLVHMDIKPSNIFISRKSVASCDECDDDEGVTTSVVYKIGDLGHVTRVNNPQVEEGDSRYLANEVLQEDYSNLQKADIFALALTVVSASGAEPLPTNGDKWHEVRQGKLPAVPQLLSADLLALLKLMIHPDPSRRPSTSELIKQPVLLTAARMSADQLRVELNAEKFKNALLQKELKKAQQARAAAEEKVLSTDRILTRSTLQSNPRTSRLVGKKMNRSVSLTIY; the protein is encoded by the exons ATGTCCGGCCTCCCCCGGACCGGGTCCCCTCTCAGCCTCCAGATCCGCCAGAAGCTCCGGTTCGCCTCCAGCGACGGAGAGGACGAGCCCCCGGAGGAGGGCAACACCAGCACCGGGGCCGAGTCCGGCTTCACGGAGATGGACTCCCCGGTGCCGCTCCGCCGGGCCCCCGGGGGGCCGCGGGTCCTGGACCGGTCCGGGGACGACGACGTGGAGCTGTGGGACGAGGACAGCTTCGGGTCCCCGACCCTCCGGTCCCCGTCCCTCCGGTCCCCGTCCCTCCTCCGGTCCCCGACCCTCCGGTCCCCGACCCTCCGGTCCCCCAGCAGCGTGATCTTCAACAGCTGCTCCCCGTCCCCCAGGAAGGCGTCCCGGCTGTTCGGGGGCTCCCCGGACCGGTCCTCCGGCCCGGAGGACGGGGAGGGATCCAGCTCCCCGATCCCGGACTGCCCCGATACTCCTCCACACAAAACCTTCAGGAAGCTGCGACTGTTCGACACCCCGCACACACCCAag aGTCTGCTGTCCAGGGCCCGGGGCTCCGGGGGCCCCggctcctccagcaggagaGTGGCCCTCTTCAAGACCGTGGAGGCTTCAGGGAAGTCGACCAGCgacagcagcaggaggcagcagacTCCTCTGGTGAACTTTAACCCCTTCACCCCCGACTCCCTCCTCATCCAGTCAGCCACCCAGCAGAGGAACCGCAAGAGAGCGCACTGGAACGA CTCGTGTGGAGAAGACATGGAGGCCAGTGacggagaaggagaggaggaggtcctGCCTCCTTCCAAG AGGATCACCATGATGGAGAGCAACATGATGTCCAGGTACGCCTCCGAGTTCCTGGAGCTGGAGAAGATCGGCTGTGGAGAGTTTGGCGCCGTGTTCAAGTGTGTAAAGAGACTCGACGGCTGCATTTACGCCATCAAGAGATCCAAGAAGCCTCTGGCCGGATCCGTCGACGA ACAGAACGCCCTGCGGGAGGTGTACGCCCACGCCGTCCTGGGCCAGCACCCCCACGTGGTGCGCTACTACTCGGCGTGGGCCGAGGACGACCACATGCTGATCCAGAACGAGTACTGCAACGGGGGCACGCTGTCCGACGTGATCTCTGAGAACTACCGGCGGCTCAGCTACCTGACGGAGCTGGAGCTGAaggacctgctgctgcaggtcaCACGGGGACTCAAGTACATCCACTCCACGACCCTGGTCCACATGGACATCAAGCCCA gCAACATCTTTATCTCCAGGAAGTCCGTCGCCAGCTGTGACGAGTGTGACGATGATGAAGGAGTGACCACCAGCGTCGTCTACAAAATAG GTGATCTGGGTCATGTGACGCGGGTGAACAACCCTCAGGTGGAGGAAGGAGACAGCAGATATCTGGCTAATGAAGTTCTCCAGGAG GACTACAGTAACCTGCAGAAGGCCGATATCTTCGCTCTGGCCCTGACGGTGGTCAGCGCCTCGGGGGCGGAGCCTCTCCCCACCAACGGAGACAAGTGGCACGAGGTCCGACAGGGGAAACTCCCCGCCGTCCCCCAGCTGCTGTCCGCCGACCTCCTCGCCCTGCTCAAG CTGATGATCCATCCTGATCCCAGTCGGAGGCCGTCCACGTCTGAGCTCATCAAACAGCCGGTTCTCCTCACCGCCGCCAGGATGAGCGCCGACCAGCTCCGAGTGGAGCTCAACGCCGAGAAGTTCAAGAACGCCCTGCTGCAGAA GGAGCTGAAGAAGGCCCAGCAGGCCCGAGCTGCAGCCGAGGAGAAGGTTCTGTCCACCGACCGGATCCTGACCCGCTCCACGCTCCAGTCCAACCCCAGAACCTCCAGACTGGTCGGGAAGAAGATGAACCGTTCCGTCAGCCTCACCATCTACTGA